The Zea mays cultivar B73 chromosome 7, Zm-B73-REFERENCE-NAM-5.0, whole genome shotgun sequence DNA segment ACCCAAATCACCCCCAGAAGTGGCACACGGGGATTGCCCCTGCGGCGACACACATGCCCAGCACACGCATACTAGCGGCAGCGTTGAGGATTCTTGACGCAAACCCACACTGGTGATAGACTAACTTGGGTTCTAGGGCAGGTCTCGGCACATCGGGTTGGGGAGGACGAGGCTACCGCGACGCCCAATTTATACCAGGTAGTGAAGTCCGAGCATGGTTAAGAAGCGAGATCTTCGCGCGCGGATCCAGCGTTTGCGAACGGAACTAGAGCTGGGAGAAGACCCTGCCGGTGGGGCCCACATGCCAGGGAAAAGGACTACCCCTGCGCGCGATGGGAGACCGGGCAGCGGACACGACTCCCAACGACACAGGGCGGCTGACACGCTGGCCCCACATGTCGGCGCCGTGTCAAGGCGTGGGCTGAGCGAATTTGGGCTACACGGGGGAGTGTTGGGCCAGTTTTGGAAATCTAGGCCCAGGCGCATAGaaatcttttttttctttttattttctaattctttCTACTCTCTTTTCAATCCTACTTCAAATTTAAACTCATGTTTTGATCTTCACATTTTTAAGTGTCTAAAATATTTCTAATGAATATATACTCTGCTTTTTATACTATTgttacttatttatttatttttcctatttatttatttatggagagaatatatgACTTCATAAAAATTCTTTTTCCCTTTCTATTTCATTATCTTTTATTAATTCCTTCTCTATTTTTAAATTCTATTTTTTAACTTAAACTTGTCTCATACGTTCGAAAGCAAATGCAACATACAAGAAGACTTTAGCATGAGATGCCTATTTCCGTTTTTTTATTTGACCAATATAATTTCTTTGATTGAATATGCACAAAATCAAGTAATCTCCAATGGTTACATAATCCTAAAACCTTAcataataatattttttatttatatcattattaatttttttatacaaaatttgggctttacaaatcctaccccccttaatagaaatctcgtcctcgagatttgtaagaaaagggatacaaaaggattggtttgtaatttatcttttagtctataattggttcaaaaatcaAGAGATTTTTTTCTTTAGTCTTTGATACAAATGAGTAGGTGATTAGGAAGGCATgggtatatatatatttatagccACCTAATGTGTAAGGGAAAAATGTATTTAAAGCATGGATAGGCTTGGGTAGGACATAGTAGGGTAAGGAAAGACTCCATCCAGCATAGTGGATCATGATTCATCTGATGATCTAGCTTGATCTTTGAAGGCTTGAGTTGgggcttatccttctttgacgtggttggtctcctttggcctttcttcttggagttgccatccgagttaaggacatgtgAGTGGGATGGATTATGTGGtataggtaggttagaatctcctGCTAGGTTAAAATCGAGGGGTTTGCAACTATcgaatggttaaggtagttgcatatggccaagttggtctgtcgttcttaatttagtgcagggtgaactaagttaagacatgttctataggagtagagtctaatctatttcatcagtattgtctaacatgtttgataagtcaccttagattagatcagatctaggttagattggtgtgactagcttgatctagataagatctaattaatttggattGGATCATGATTGTTACTCCGaggtgagataagcaaagtggttagggtaagataagataagatagattcttttaagatgagatgaatctattaaggtaagagaatATCTTTTAtgaagctagatatattttaatggaggatattcttagttgtctagttattttataaatatatttttttatacctatgtgtatatgcagatgcaattgtggatattactccacaactcatcacactcaatcaaagatccaaatcagacaaatatcataagaacaagcattcaagcatataaaaaaataatagttttgtttttttgttcctaagagtaggtctcctattcctaaaagtcactttaagcacaggatttcaaagtgtgaaatccaagtttgtctttagaagaaaaaggtaagagtaatcacagtaaagcggaaatagatgagaaaaaaattaagataagtttagaaaagaatcagagtagcagaggtaagtaaatattggttgtccagttctatctaggtttcgacctacagtcaacattcctctgataccacttctgtcacacccgggttttaggggtcaaaaacccgggcgcgaacataaacaccaggtgtgctgggaccaagtctcacacatatgatgcatagtggcacaggatcgaatgtcacatctttactatatgacaggagttctatacaaaataaataattacattataaggagacaacggtccagcaacccaaagttgactgggagacgacgacctagatctctcacgaactcatcgcagcatcctccatgcgccttatcctgtggtacctgctcttgacctgtggggggtgtgagacagcaagagtgagctcacatacgttcatcgctcaacaagttgtggggaataatgtgcatgaactcgccaaaggtgggagctcacgtgaagtgtaaggcttacgaaagaggatggttagagctgagcattgcttttaaagttggtcaaaattttattagcagttactaagtataagtaaataccaacccaattaagtagtagaacaaaagtaacatcatcacctgcgatgcaatgcatatgacaaattgaatttagttccataaattaatcatcagagagtcctgagctgctcatgaccgtgaggtcggctagtataccagatttacactctgcagaggtggtaccctttacccacaagtcatgttacccatctgccaagggatcgcgacttcccatacacctctaccgaggaggcgaggcagggtaacattacgaggcctttacaaagttccactagcttcagaaaacccgctacagtttataggaagctccaatgcagggttcttgactgaccgccatcgcagcaaaatcaaccaaagacctccctacactgaccactcccctactacccttgcccctttcgggtaaggtagtcctccactagctttcctaattaatcagccaagggcgtccataaacccttgtggcggcacgtgtttctcaagttaagctctatgttccaattaacatttaatgatcttgtcatgaacataaatagaataacaacataattggaacatagatataatgaaatattaacccaaaaccatataaagcagtagcagaactacccaagtgattcaggggtaaacaaggtattcagataatcaaactagggtaacctattgggtcccatcaaaattaacctatgcagatcattatgattaattagaacatgagtgggtaaaaagaagtgatcaagggcacaacttgcctgggacttgagattccaggtaccaggatgatcttcagatgactcgtgacctcactgctaaacgtagaaatacagacaaacatggtataggcaaaaattaacattacgccaaacataagaataaaccgcgtaataataatctacgctttgctacgagatcgtaggaacgagaactactaaaatcgaagctacggttattaagttatgaattttcgaaattatttagtgtttagaatagattaatcctaataAACAATTTTaactcaagtttcatggctaaacagtgttactggttggtagacaatattaatacaaaattaatgaaactggaatggatcaattcggacttaatatgaattttctacgaattaaacaagtttctggaattatttttgcattaaaaatcaatttctatttcATTTTACTGGATTTTCTATTCCCTTGGACTGCGCGCATTAAATCAGAGGAGTGCAGGGGGTAATCTATAAGAATTCTGGGTCACTGCGTAACTACTTTATACGACATATGTACTGCGGGTTGATTATACCCAAGTGTAGGGTCTCTTCTGTAAAACAGTCGCGCTGAAGGGGTACGAGGCACTGTGATCCGTCCGATCCAAGACCAGTGGCCCAGATTAGAAGTTATCTAAATCGAATAGGTATCCAATCCGGGTCGCCCGATCAGGAATCAATGGTTAATATTTAACGAAAGAGCTTATCTGTTGTACTCCATCCGATCGGGGCTCGATGGTCAGGATCAGACGAGCAAAGAGCTAAAGCGCGATCGGATCCTGTCCACTGGATAAGCGATCAACGACTGTCGCTCTCCCCTCACCTCACCCACACCGCACTATCCCCAAGCGGCGGCGCTCTACAGGGTCACGGCGGAGGCCATCGCTGACACGCGCTCCCCCGAGCCCTTGCGCTTACTTATTTAGACCGACGAGATCACAACGAAATGGAGATCGCAAGGAACTCGGTAGGAGCTGACTTACCAGAAATCGAGCAGCGCAGAGCCCCCGGCCATGGCATCGCGCGGCCAACGGCGAATGGATGTTCTGGTGAGCAATTGTGGTGTTCCCCGTGGAGATTTGTCACCGGAGTGGTCACCATTACAACCACGGGAACCAAGCGAACCCACCCAAGCTTTTCCTGTGCCACAAACAGCGACACAGACGGATGCCCACGGTGAGATGCGGCCGCGGCGAACGTCATGGCCCCGGCGAGCACATTGGGCACTGCGGGTGGCTTCCCTCACACGGAAAGCGCATGCTTACACGCGGGACGAAGCGGCAATTTGGCCAGACCACCCAAATCACCCCCAGCAGCGGCGCACGGGGATTGCCCCTGCGGCGGCACACATGCCCAGCACACGCATACTGGCAGCGGCGTTGAGGATTCTTGGCGCAAACCCACACTGGTGATAGACTAACTTGGGTTCTAGGGCAGGTCTCGGCACATCGGGTTCGGGAGGACGAGGCTACCGCGACGCCCAATTTATACCCGGTAGTGAAGTCCGAGCATGGTTAAGAAGCGAGATCTTCGCGCGCGGATCCAGCGTTTGCGGACGGAACTAGAGCTGGGAGAAGACCCTGCCGGTGGGGCCCACATGCCAGGGAAAAGGACTACCCCTGCGCGCGATGGGAGACCGGGCAGCGGACACGACTCGCAACGGCACAGGGCGGCTGACACGCTGGCCCCACATGTCGGCGCCGTGTCAAGGCGTGGGCTGAGCGAATTTGGGCTACGCGGGGGAGTGTTGGGCCAGTTTTGGAAATCTAGGCCCAGGCGCACAGaaatctttttttttctttttattttctaattctttCTACTCTCTTTTCAATCCTACTTCAAATTTAAACTCATGTTTTGATCTTCACATTTTTAAGTGTCTAAAATATTCCTAATGAATATATACTCTACTTTTTATACTATTgttacttatttatttatttttcctatttatttatttatggagagaatatatgACTTCATAAAAATTCTTTTTCCCTTTCTATTTCATTATCTTTTATTAATTCCTTCTCTATTTTTAAATTCTATTTTTTTAACTTAAACTTGTCTCATACGTTCGAAAGCAAATGCAACATACAAGAAGACTTTAGCATGAGATGCCTATTTCCGTTTTTTTATTTGACCAATATAATTTCTTTGATTGAATATGCACAAAATCAAGTAATCTCCAATGGTTACATAATCCTAAAACCTTAcataataatattttttatttatatcattattaattttttatacaaattttgggctttacatgcctcgggggcgacggcgtagttgtcgaaggtgtatgctgggctcgtcactccggcgtactcgacaagtccagggaagtgttcccggcatagaaggccgaggatgccattggggttgcggccgtgaccccctgcagtctccaaaaccatccaagacctgtccaagtgattaagatgaagtattagtttctattattaatttgaacatataatatgaaaaagcagcaacaacatctaaagttacctacctctctccatcgggtcgtatcatcggacgtctgtcacgaagtatgggtcgcttagggaggctcgcgggacctcgcaggtatatactcctcgaacctgaggagccagaacctgagacgtccagctgagcggcggcgtcgtcgtcgtcgtcctgctgtgccgcatcatcgtcgtcctgctgtgccgcatcgacagcggcttgctgctccacctgctgctgtacggcgtcgtcctgctgcgcctcctcctccgtcctacgggtgctcctcctccccctccccctccccctcctcgtcctcgtcccaccgcccaccatctttgtccaacaacctgcaattaagagtaaacaattaagcacagataaaaaaatatgaatttagaaacatatgcaaaataaatgaaatatagcattacatcgattaaaaataatcttcatatgtgtccgggttagccagatcataagtgtcatcatcaatatcaaccatttcatagtcaacatcatctgaaggcgcaatttcgtcattggcattgccttcaagtatttctaagtcattctcattttgcacctcatcatcctcgtcatcaacaaccatttcaatatctacttccattccgatcgcttcggttaagtctatctcaaattgccctttgagcccatcttcttggaagaactctccgtcatatgtgtccgggtctaaattataatcttcatcgtttggaataggtaatttagcgtgcggtgataccttatacacaacatcccaacccttaagatgttgtttcgtttggcacgcatatggaagataatacacttgtgtggcctgttgggccacaatatagacatcgtctcctggtaaggtggaatcctgccgaatttcgactagcccaagattagaatgtgtctgtctcgtaacttctgggtcaaaccaatgacatttgaatatcactggagtaagaggtttgaaccataaaaattgagttcatatatttcttcaattcttccataatactcgacctcgtcaagcccgggcgtatagactccagaacacgtggtttttcgattgggccgactttggtcgtagcttgttgtgcgaaaacggtatccattgacgtcatacccagaaaatttcctgaccctataggcaaagccattggctacttgtctcaactcggcactcatagacggctctctttggccctgcaagttcaaacacgctagattgttatattatttgcacgtaagagcaacttcaaatgacaaactaagcacgtaccttacgtttaaaccaggaaatgaaatcgggcaatccatttctcgcaccctttcgaagaagggtatcatattcctgtggagttgggtcccttgatcgacgccagaattcatgaagaaattgctccatgtatggcgtcacctcttcaaggttggtcaatacatatagcatgatatggcgccactcttcatgtctcagggtcttggtggtcgaaccacttgcgcttccgagttgccctcgaaaaatgctgaggttcgattcattgtcgccatcattgtaacgagggggtggattatgcacgctcggcagtttgtcaccatagtaagttgttgtgaagtttgacacctcatccagtatgtatgcctctgcaatggaagcctcgattttgcatttatttctacatttctttcggatagtctttagacatctctcaattggatagcaccaacgtccctgcacgggccccccatttgtgcctcatacgggagatgaataatcaaatgctgcatcggattgaagaagccgggtggaaagatcttctccagcttacacagtaacacgggtgccatcctttccaagtctgcaatcatggtccgagcatgcattttgaagtttgtcttcgtatctcggtcgtacgtccataccccttcctcccaagcacggaccaattcatcaatcaaaggctccatgtacacgcccattttattccccgggtgtccaggaattatcaacgacacgaatatgttctgtctttgaaagcatacgccgggggggagattgagggggataacgaacacgggccaacatgtgtatggggcagcggtcattccatagggattgaacccatctgtggccagcgcaacacgaacatgtcgagcctctttggctttctcatggtgaatggcatcaaagtgggtccatgcttcaccatcggatgcgtgaaccatcttgtcaggattgtatcgtttgccttttttgtgccatgtcatctgtttcgtggattcctctgtcatgtatagacgctggatcctcggtatgaacggaaggtggcgtaggattgtcacggggatgtcgagctgcctcttctgtccatcacaagagtctacctccatgaacctagacgatttacacttcggacagtactttgcctcagtgtgttctttcctaaataggacgcagcccttcggacaagcatgtatctgctcatacgtcatcttgagtgcacgaaggagtttctgtgcctcgtacatgctctttggcagaacgtgatcctccggcagcaggctgccaataactgtcaacaaaccatcgaaggcgtctcgactcatgctatactgcgacttgaacgccattatacgcccaatggcatccagttgagaaacctttgtcttgccgtgaaggggtttctgtgccgcatcaaacatgtcgtagaatgcctttgcggtcgcctctggctcgtcctccatacgtccttcggcgaactgagcctcgtgatagtcgttcaacatgtccgctaccccggcatcaacatcgtaatcctcaacgcgttgtctcaccacctcctctctcgtgcgatgcgcttcaccatggaagatccaccgagtatagtccgacgtaaatccattcttccaaatatgttctaccatggccttctttggttttcttttccggttgtcacatttgctgcacggacaagggactagactagctcctttagcagcttcgccatatgcccgttccacgaaagcatcggtcttcctaatccattctggggtgacatcattacgtcttacgcggcccgtgtacatccactcacggtcctccatcctctaacatatataaccaagtatagtttaatatagacatgtaatgcatgtacactacgttcctaccttgtaataggtgaggataggtcctaatcccacccgcggttgcgtagatggtgttagtttccatgctctactccgatccgagatagaatttcggcagcacctccccgctgttctccggatacacgtcctgacagggagagtgtactgtccggagaacaacagggaggtgacgccgaaactctgtctcggaccagagtagagcatggaaactaacaccatctaggcaaccgcgggctgtccaaaaaacgtggacaattcaaaactgatacatttgtagatatgcaaagatctgcatatctacaccgtatctctttcgaacgggagacgcctaactgagttacgtgatctacgaccatgatgcggaaattgAGGTTATACCTAAGGTGACGGTGCTGTGGCGGgttggtgcagtggcgacgcgacgcggtgcaggcagacccgcagtggctaggaagacaagtatcttctctgtaaaaaataaacaagcatgtcaaaaaaaaatcggcagcacttCCCCTGTATGGGGAgatttccaaaacctgcaaatagatctaacagcacgatggctgacacacacatatacaaacgacacgatgaatgcaagtcacatctaagtggcatccatatccaccatcacacATATTTCAACGGCATCCATATCCATCATCACATTATGCCAAATTAACACAAATAGTATAAACTCTCTAAACACACATACTAAACTAATTAAACTCACGAAAATCACTAAATCCACTAAACACATATACTATAAACTCAATAAATACATACTAAACTATTTAAACTTATTATACTCACTAATGTACGGGTCGGCGATGGCGGCGGCGCGACGATGGTGGCGGGGCACGGCGGTGGGGAGGCCGACGGTGGCGGGGCACGGCGGCGCGACGACCGTAACGGCGCGTGGGGAGGCCGGGCGGCTTGACGGGCGGCGCCGGCGTCGAGCCGAGAGTGTGGGGCGGGCGGTGGGAGCGGGCGGCGTTCGcgggcggcgaggggcgggcgaggggcggcgacgaggggcgggcggcgaggggcgggcgggcGTGGGGCGGGCGGCGGTGTCGGGCGGCGGTGGGAGCGGCGGCGCCGGGCGGGTTGAAGAGAGGAGGTGAAaggagagaaagagagaagagAGCCCGTCGGGCGGTTAAGTtacattctttgccgagtgcccgcgatccggcactcggcaaagattttttaaaatttaaaaataaactttgccgagtgtcggatcgcgggcactcggcaaagacgcctttgccgagtgctagctgtagagcactcggcaaagatgtgttctacagactttgccgagtgccaaccgacaggcactcggcaaaactgtctttgccgagtgctaacagcacagcactcggcaaagtatattttattttttttatttttggcaaccaaactttttgtggtgtgttcctacactatgtagacctacaagtaccattttggtacaattataaaagtgtttttataactagtagatttagttcgtttatttgaatttcttcggaaaatttagatttgaactgcaggtcactcgaaacttggaaaaccgtgcatgcaaaaatgatattcatgttacttagcataagttacgaccgattccaggagcggaccggaaacttcgagcaacatgctcactaaacatggtcgtgaacttgccatccacatgtttaaaaattgtataaaacacaaacaaagtcagaaaatcctgaaacttgtccacgcgtcatgatatcatatgtacaggctgcgataaaaattttagaatgtttggagaaacttgtgggacactatgtgtagaaacctcagagaactacacatgaaatcatagagtttcaatgtagttctcttaggtttctacacatagtgtcccgcaactttctccaaacattctaaaatttttatcgcagcctgtacatatgatatcatgacacgtggacaagtttcaggattttttgactttgtttgtgttttatacaatttttaaacatgtggatggcaagttcacggccatgtttagtgagcatgttgctcgaagtttccggtctgctcctggaatcggtcgtaacttatgctaagtaatatgaatatcatttttgcatgtacggttttccaagtttcgagtgacctgcagttcaaatctaaattttccgaagaaattcaaataaacgaactaaatctactaacgattgaaaactctattaaaattgtccacaaatggtacatataggtctacatagtgtaggaacataccacaataattttgagagacaaaataaaaaaataaaaatatactttgccgagtgtctagagctgacactcggcaaagtacgctttgccgagtgcctacttagtggcactcggcaaagaatcctctttgccgagtgccagcagttggctctcggcaaagactgacggccgtcagctgtgGGACGGCCGCTAACGGCGCTTTGCCGAGAGTCACCTTTGCGGAGTGTTTGACCCTCGACAAACGTGTCGTTGCCGAGTgcgtcctgtgccgagtgttaagcactcggtaaaggggatctttgccgagagcctacaTTTACCGagcgcggcactcggcaaagccttctttgccgagtgcccgataaaaagtactcggcaaagccgccggcactcggcaaagcctgcgattccggtagtgatggtAGGCAGATAACACAGAGAATTTGTTACTAGAACGATACAACCATGTGGCTTTCGTATCAATAACTCACTATCATAGGAAATAACACTTTCACTTCAAAGGTTTCTAATAAGAAAATAATGGGCTGGAAACTACGGCCAAGTATAAACAATGCAACTAATGTTTTACTTTCAGGTAAAAACAGATGTAAAAAACTAGTTTGTTGATGAAGTATAAACAGGCTAGTTTTGATACGTATCACAAAGTTAAATTAACAAAAAATTAGAAAGTACACCAAGTGGAAATACCCCGCTAAACTAGTTTGTTGATGAAGCAGATGCTTTCTGGGCCTCTATTGTTATCGCCTCAGCAAGGTCTGATGCCTCTCATACTCAGTTCCAAAGCACCTTACTGTCTCCAAATATGGATCTAACAAGTACCTGTAACTTCAGGTGGTCCATGTCTGGAAACATTCATCAACATGGCAATGTGCACAACATGCACTTACATGTTGTGAGAGCTTTCTACAAGATAGTCATGACCAACTTTCTCTACTCTTTTAGGACTAGTTTGGAAGCCACAAAACCGGAGGAGATTGGAGGGGCTActctcaaactagcccttaaagaagaagaaaaagtcgGCGGGAGAGGGAAAGACCGCtgtcccggtattatattaagaagaggtcGAAACATGGTCCTGGACGAGAAAATTCCC contains these protein-coding regions:
- the LOC100501835 gene encoding uncharacterized protein LOC100501835, whose protein sequence is MKITPLFITIDPQRDSPSQLKAYFSEKILVFLATAGLPAPRRVATAPTRHSTVTLGCWTKMVGGGTRTRRGRGRGRRSTRRTEEEAQQDDAVQQQVEQQAAVDAAQQDDDDAAQQDDDDDAAAQLDVSGSGSSGSRSIYLRGPASLPKRPILRDRRPMIRPDGERSWMVLETAGGHGRNPNGILGLLCREHFPGLVEYAGVTSPAYTFDNYAVAPEACKAQNLYKKLIMI
- the LOC100501835 gene encoding uncharacterized protein isoform X1, translating into MPRLCLPRSSSVCLCLPSCNKLIYLEDCSKGLIFKILRRHFKRRIGKYNCLGLQDIYSKIREKILVFLATAGLPAPRRVATAPTRHSTVTLGCWTKMVGGGTRTRRGRGRGRRSTRRTEEEAQQDDAVQQQVEQQAAVDAAQQDDDDAAQQDDDDDAAAQLDVSGSGSSGSRSIYLRGPASLPKRPILRDRRPMIRPDGERSWMVLETAGGHGRNPNGILGLLCREHFPGLVEYAGVTSPAYTFDNYAVAPEACKAQNLYKKLIMI